In Hemicordylus capensis ecotype Gifberg chromosome 3, rHemCap1.1.pri, whole genome shotgun sequence, one DNA window encodes the following:
- the AADAC gene encoding arylacetamide deacetylase isoform X3: MGVMLLTLYSCKNFIKIMELCTVTHALSTVAEKLGLANYMEILMILTNMEHTAPRSDEKVTVTDTKFNGVPVRLYVPKGQPDSLKRAVIFIHGGGWCVGGSAMEPYDLLSRQTSERLNAIVISVEYRLAPKYHFPVQFEDVYTVAKYFLQSSILEQYNVDPSRICISGDSAGGNLAAAVAQQLLDDPDVKVKLKIQALLYPALQTIDMDLPSYQDNEYMPILPKSLMLRFWSEYFTTDISLHKAMETNQLVPAELSHLFKYVNWSNWLPEKFKKGHIYTTPTHGSSKLGEKYPGFLDPRAAPLLVDDIKLRGLPLTYVVTCQHDVLRDDGIMYVSRLREAGVQVTHDHVEDAVHGALIFITSPFTLTTGQRMVNNYLEWLNKNL; encoded by the exons ATGGGAGTAATGTTACTTACTTTATATAGTTGTAAGAATTTCATCAAGATAATGGAACTGTGTACAgtcactcatgctctg TCTACCGTTGCCGAGAAGCTGGGTCTTGCAAACTACATGGAAATTCTGATGATATTAACAAATATGGAACATACAGCACCAAGATCAGATGAAAAGGTCACTGTGACAGACACCAAATTTAATGGTGTACCAGTTCGCTTGTATGTCCCTAAAGGGCAGCCTGATTCCTTGAAAAGGGCAGTGATTTTTATTCATGGAGGTGGATGGTGCGTAGGAGGATCAG CCATGGAGCCCTATGACCTCCTGTCGAGACAGACTTCGGAAAGACTGAATGCCATTGTTATATCAGTCGA GTACAGACTGGCACCAAAATATCATTTTCCAGTTCAGTTCGAAGATGTGTACACAGTTGCCAAGTATTTCCTGCAAAGCAGTATTCTTGAGCAGTACAATGTAGATCCAAGCAGAATATGCATTTCAGGAGACAGTGCAGGAGGGAACTTAGctgcagcagtagcacagcag CTTTTAGATGACCCTGATGTGAAAGTTAAATTGAAGATCCAAGCTTTGCTTTACCCTGCTCTTCAGACCATTGATATGGATTTACCATCCTATCAAGATAATGAGTACATGCCAATTCTGCCAAAGTCATTAATGCTCAGGTTTTGGAGTGAGTATTTTACAACAGACATCTCTCTGCACAAAGCGATGGAAACCAACCAGCTTGTTCCTGCAGAGTTAAGCCATTTGTTTAAGTATGTAAACTGGAGTAACTGGCTACCTGAAAAGTTCAAAAAGGGCCATATTTATACCACGCCAACGCATGGAAGTTCCAAGCTTGGAGAGAAATATCCAGGGTTCCTTGATCCAAGAGCAGCACCATTATTGGTTGATGACATCAAGTTGCGTGGATTACCTCTCACATATGTTGTTACTTGTCAACATGACGTCTTGAGAGATGATGGAATTATGTACGTCTCACGACTTAGGGAAGCAGGAGTTCAGGTAACACATGACCATGTCGAAGATGCTGTTCATGGGGCTCTTATTTTTATTACAAGCCCATTCACCCTAACTACAGGACAGAGAATGGTTAATAACTACTTAGAATGGCTAAATAAGAATTTATAA
- the AADAC gene encoding arylacetamide deacetylase isoform X4: MESTVAEKLGLANYMEILMILTNMEHTAPRSDEKVTVTDTKFNGVPVRLYVPKGQPDSLKRAVIFIHGGGWCVGGSAMEPYDLLSRQTSERLNAIVISVEYRLAPKYHFPVQFEDVYTVAKYFLQSSILEQYNVDPSRICISGDSAGGNLAAAVAQQLLDDPDVKVKLKIQALLYPALQTIDMDLPSYQDNEYMPILPKSLMLRFWSEYFTTDISLHKAMETNQLVPAELSHLFKYVNWSNWLPEKFKKGHIYTTPTHGSSKLGEKYPGFLDPRAAPLLVDDIKLRGLPLTYVVTCQHDVLRDDGIMYVSRLREAGVQVTHDHVEDAVHGALIFITSPFTLTTGQRMVNNYLEWLNKNL; the protein is encoded by the exons atggag TCTACCGTTGCCGAGAAGCTGGGTCTTGCAAACTACATGGAAATTCTGATGATATTAACAAATATGGAACATACAGCACCAAGATCAGATGAAAAGGTCACTGTGACAGACACCAAATTTAATGGTGTACCAGTTCGCTTGTATGTCCCTAAAGGGCAGCCTGATTCCTTGAAAAGGGCAGTGATTTTTATTCATGGAGGTGGATGGTGCGTAGGAGGATCAG CCATGGAGCCCTATGACCTCCTGTCGAGACAGACTTCGGAAAGACTGAATGCCATTGTTATATCAGTCGA GTACAGACTGGCACCAAAATATCATTTTCCAGTTCAGTTCGAAGATGTGTACACAGTTGCCAAGTATTTCCTGCAAAGCAGTATTCTTGAGCAGTACAATGTAGATCCAAGCAGAATATGCATTTCAGGAGACAGTGCAGGAGGGAACTTAGctgcagcagtagcacagcag CTTTTAGATGACCCTGATGTGAAAGTTAAATTGAAGATCCAAGCTTTGCTTTACCCTGCTCTTCAGACCATTGATATGGATTTACCATCCTATCAAGATAATGAGTACATGCCAATTCTGCCAAAGTCATTAATGCTCAGGTTTTGGAGTGAGTATTTTACAACAGACATCTCTCTGCACAAAGCGATGGAAACCAACCAGCTTGTTCCTGCAGAGTTAAGCCATTTGTTTAAGTATGTAAACTGGAGTAACTGGCTACCTGAAAAGTTCAAAAAGGGCCATATTTATACCACGCCAACGCATGGAAGTTCCAAGCTTGGAGAGAAATATCCAGGGTTCCTTGATCCAAGAGCAGCACCATTATTGGTTGATGACATCAAGTTGCGTGGATTACCTCTCACATATGTTGTTACTTGTCAACATGACGTCTTGAGAGATGATGGAATTATGTACGTCTCACGACTTAGGGAAGCAGGAGTTCAGGTAACACATGACCATGTCGAAGATGCTGTTCATGGGGCTCTTATTTTTATTACAAGCCCATTCACCCTAACTACAGGACAGAGAATGGTTAATAACTACTTAGAATGGCTAAATAAGAATTTATAA
- the AADAC gene encoding arylacetamide deacetylase isoform X5: protein MEILMILTNMEHTAPRSDEKVTVTDTKFNGVPVRLYVPKGQPDSLKRAVIFIHGGGWCVGGSAMEPYDLLSRQTSERLNAIVISVEYRLAPKYHFPVQFEDVYTVAKYFLQSSILEQYNVDPSRICISGDSAGGNLAAAVAQQLLDDPDVKVKLKIQALLYPALQTIDMDLPSYQDNEYMPILPKSLMLRFWSEYFTTDISLHKAMETNQLVPAELSHLFKYVNWSNWLPEKFKKGHIYTTPTHGSSKLGEKYPGFLDPRAAPLLVDDIKLRGLPLTYVVTCQHDVLRDDGIMYVSRLREAGVQVTHDHVEDAVHGALIFITSPFTLTTGQRMVNNYLEWLNKNL from the exons ATGGAAATTCTGATGATATTAACAAATATGGAACATACAGCACCAAGATCAGATGAAAAGGTCACTGTGACAGACACCAAATTTAATGGTGTACCAGTTCGCTTGTATGTCCCTAAAGGGCAGCCTGATTCCTTGAAAAGGGCAGTGATTTTTATTCATGGAGGTGGATGGTGCGTAGGAGGATCAG CCATGGAGCCCTATGACCTCCTGTCGAGACAGACTTCGGAAAGACTGAATGCCATTGTTATATCAGTCGA GTACAGACTGGCACCAAAATATCATTTTCCAGTTCAGTTCGAAGATGTGTACACAGTTGCCAAGTATTTCCTGCAAAGCAGTATTCTTGAGCAGTACAATGTAGATCCAAGCAGAATATGCATTTCAGGAGACAGTGCAGGAGGGAACTTAGctgcagcagtagcacagcag CTTTTAGATGACCCTGATGTGAAAGTTAAATTGAAGATCCAAGCTTTGCTTTACCCTGCTCTTCAGACCATTGATATGGATTTACCATCCTATCAAGATAATGAGTACATGCCAATTCTGCCAAAGTCATTAATGCTCAGGTTTTGGAGTGAGTATTTTACAACAGACATCTCTCTGCACAAAGCGATGGAAACCAACCAGCTTGTTCCTGCAGAGTTAAGCCATTTGTTTAAGTATGTAAACTGGAGTAACTGGCTACCTGAAAAGTTCAAAAAGGGCCATATTTATACCACGCCAACGCATGGAAGTTCCAAGCTTGGAGAGAAATATCCAGGGTTCCTTGATCCAAGAGCAGCACCATTATTGGTTGATGACATCAAGTTGCGTGGATTACCTCTCACATATGTTGTTACTTGTCAACATGACGTCTTGAGAGATGATGGAATTATGTACGTCTCACGACTTAGGGAAGCAGGAGTTCAGGTAACACATGACCATGTCGAAGATGCTGTTCATGGGGCTCTTATTTTTATTACAAGCCCATTCACCCTAACTACAGGACAGAGAATGGTTAATAACTACTTAGAATGGCTAAATAAGAATTTATAA